One window from the genome of Salvia splendens isolate huo1 chromosome 9, SspV2, whole genome shotgun sequence encodes:
- the LOC121748762 gene encoding uncharacterized protein LOC121748762 isoform X3 encodes METKEQKFSEFAIKISHKAKLKEILRNLNSIESQLFSDAAKEFTKVLKSDSGPEFLQSYVQTSSKLVEISQAWESRHGKPGFLHILNLVSAILKLWKDNVGGGGGDAGRWLDKFARSLIEEKMGDLYKELNSKEAKRQNAVLYLLASIVLRNSHLAWEVAKVFDFKLAIFPKLAEVRLREKKLDEGRRKIHSTRKAFVRFAMSFLEVGHPRLLRGILQQKEMYSGVLRGLGNDDEETLVYVLSVLRDRVLVPESIVPPGLRSVLFGNVTLEQLISVSGRGEFVHAAELAHNVLMMVCIDPENGLMPDLNRHPNPLRGNSRRLLSLMKKLKATEVVYHKELLLAIVRGRPLFGSLYLDEFPYSIEDVASDNWFPSISVAADVVSSVSVGHGFADKHAPDSEDVQNIIKCIRPHPFSRSIITKGLLHADSLVKHGTLKLVIEVLHLFDYLVKTLDTFYTDHQMCGWGALKEEIQNDVRMLLPDPQVLLSLLSPLSSHVKSLESALKRKAEAEIVPEHCGNSSKRLKSSHASEDLDLVISGVNSSGVNLFEEGEDVDSDGEQPLENGADIDRCVRDIWGLSQCSASQTNIKDVDTFFYSKILDSLKIYYRTMPMAMERSVDFLKLIPNNPLALPTTLQQSLLQLLNEHVSQISKDVTPITSPPQMYRHLHPFLILLVGSPLKQIKEQAYALAETAILSTGAFDKNVKEICAWFFFIPGYTDNFLGELEVQVLRELSSVIVSFLCDAVSTTGNNLYKYMESLKHYIYDAEGGKGNLSPEVSPFIICVLEKCLRLLSSESGSFTLPQKSLISLYVSNTIKYLLDTQVKAEALSGLVNRILSEKLENNNVDVLEFAECPCEWRPLKTLLRFARDILHQQCYGINSNVKDIERPDSSFVKTLADIEDVLKTEYHIGLVGLSVGFSFSLMCTRRDELLHNFPTVLSISINLSGVPFSVLSSILFLESSYLDDVIELWPELFAAALNNVENCEEKEERLYNADHDSVGAASFALSRYLKIVPFYAFFSSIAQSCSLHLVERPRLQKLLLDKVTGIAPDHLFSSLCNVLFWINHTRSCDGLRSLEELEILSETCFMLAEHLLRQLLIENVDTAISAYDKEPLQLHRVVDVAEIIYTNTALTASLNCSLSGDNVLSDSVFGETMEKLLELAREGICRMDVNALNLLRTASELLFVVHGGNISARVINGRRRISPAFNLLKEKLFLIFKTRFDASVKSMDFKPLLPTFYALHSFISFISPSELLELVNWSFSQIDINDATFHMPSKRTALFIGLHLASCTFDFLAEHMRQPYLENKPYSFSGGTETHFDVLLFERIFFQLLQVGSHLKLDIADGCLLKAFTVVKMHKGIHHSHLPSVMVLQRVVATIPINIFSYCLQKINRTRADLVYNIVATSPLHMSVFGSMLFRILDKSLPPASVMQGTSKHCFSDEELLMVLPTVLLYLNLVIPKFGGQLCKAFEAICLAYGPVLLSGFSKWKSFVSDRIFEIGFDDMIASKEEYSDLFSYSLLGKTILMVRDHRILGENFIAVDRRLDLYNSICPSTTDHIVDDFCGKTGGRSLLKPLDFVNRVFAKINLCRVLLFTELTQVDNGEKKVDSPKVTFNMATSRIHFLKILINSWIMIVKKFQDNIDYIGNVDGDKLSVFRFLEVFVMNNILELTTDMHDSLIELDSHPFIEQLVKSFLLYRFGDPVTLKMLRTILANISHWKFSCDSSIQLLLAHSQFASSIHVACQSFVSSKFGLVFTPMQSILKLFLVGRGGPDTLDCKSNELKDRETLHLLELVKLVTVLLHIYAQQREVNFGEDIGINGQELIHLLLMAYGATCSEVDLEIYNLLLDIESNDESCAGTVARTDYLWGIASLKARKDLEHDRVTQSVDQNNMEVYERRKDKFRENIPIDPKICAQTVLFFPYNRVVYGGNSPKLHKASSVLVHEGPSTTVQIYDPVFILRFSIHCLVMGYIEPIEFASLGLLAVTFASISSPDDDMRKLGYESLVKFKSALEKCQKKKEVVRLRLLLTYLQNGIEEPWQRIPSAIAVFAAEASVILLDPSNNNYSTISKHLSNSPSMNMKVIPLFKNFFWSTSITFKADRVWMLRLLCSGLNTEDDAQTYIRNSIFETLISFYTSPLSDNESKELIIQCR; translated from the exons ATGGAGACGAAAGAGCAAAAATTCTCAGAATTTGCCATCAAAATCAGCCATAAAGCTAAGCTCAAAGAGATCCTCCGGAACTTAAACTCCATTGAATCACAGCTCTTTTCCGACGCCGCGAAAGAATTCACTAAAGTGCTCAAATCGGACTCAGGCCCTGAATTTCTTCAGTCATATGTTCAAACATCTTCCAAGCTCGTGGAAATCTCACAGGCGTGGGAATCTCGCCATGGAAAGCCCGGTTTTTTgcatattttgaatttagttTCTGCAATTTTGAAGCTTTGGAAGGATAACGtgggaggtggtggtggtgatgctGGACGGTGGTTGGATAAGTTTGCGCGGTCGTTGATTGAGGAGAAGATGGGGGATTTGTATAAAGAATTGAATAGCAAAGAGGCCAAGAGGCAAAATGCTGTGCTTTATTTGCTGGCGTCGATTGTCTTGCGTAATTCTCACTTGGCATGGGAAGTAGCAAAGGTTTTCGACTTCAAGCTTGCTATTTTCCCCAAGCTGGCGGAAGTTAGGTTGAGAGAGAAGAAGCTTGATGAAGGGAGGAGGAAGATCCACTCCACAAGAAAAGCGTTTGTCCGTTTTGCTATGTCGTTTTTAGAGGTGGGCCATCCGAGGTTGTTGAGGGGTATTTTGCAGCAAAAAGAGATGTATTCAGGGGTGTTGAGAGGGCTAGGGAATGATGATGAGGAGACTTTAGTCTATGTTTTGTCAGTTTTACGTGATAGAGTGCTTGTTCCGGAGTCTATTGTACCTCCAGGCCTTAGGAGTGTTCTTTTTGGGAACGTTACGTTAGAGCAGTTGATTAGTGTTTCGGGGAGGGGCGAGTTTGTGCATGCAGCAGAGTTGGCACACAATGTGTTGATGATGGTGTGCATTGATCCTGAGAATGGCTTGATGCCCGATTTGAACAGGCATCCGAATCCTCTACGTGGGAATTCTAGGCGTCTTTTGAGTCTAATGAAGAAATTAAAGGCAACAGAAGTTGTGTACCATAAGGAACTGCTTTTGGCCATTGTGAGAGGGCGACCTTTGTTTGGTTCTTTATACTTGGATGAGTTCCCTTATAGCATTGAAGATGTTGCATCAGATAACTG GTTTCCTTCTATTTCAGTGGCTGCTGATGTGGTTTCCTCAGTCAGTGTTGGGCATGGCTTTGCTGATAAACATGCACCTGACAGTGAAGACGTGCAAAACATTATAAAATGCATCAGACCACACCCTTTTAGTAGATCAATTATTACAAAGGGGCTACTTCATGCCGATTCCCTAGTGAAACATGGAACATTGAAGCTTGTGATTGAGGTCTTACATTTGTTTGATTATTTGGTGAAAACTTTAGATACTTTTTATACAGACCATCAAATGTGTGGCTGGGGAGCTTTGAAGGAAGAGATTCAAAATGATGTCAGAATGTTGCTTCCTGATCCTCAAGTTTTGTTGTCTTTGCTTTCTCCCTTAAGTAGCCATGTCAAGAGTCTCGAATCTGCTTTAAAAAGGAAGGCTGAAGCAGAAATTGTGCCAGAACATTGTGGTAACTCTAGTAAGAGGTTGAAAAGTTCACATGCAAGTGAAGACTTGGATTTGGTTATAAGTGGAGTTAACTCTTCTGGAGTGAATTTGTTTGAGGAAGGGGAAGATGTAGATTCAGATGGTGAGCAACCACTAGAAAATGGAGCTGATATTGATCGATGTGTTAGAGATATTTGGGGTTTAAGTCAGTGTTCCGCATCACAGACTAATATAAAAGATGTAGATACGTTCTTTTACTCCAAGATACTCGATTCTCTCAAGATCTATTAC AGAACCATGCCTATGGCCATGGAGAGATCagttgattttttaaaattaataccgAATAATCCACTGGCATTACCAACAACCCTGCAGCAGTCTTTATTGCAACTGCTCAATGAACATGTTAGTCAGATTTCTAAAGATGTGACCCCTATCACAAGCCCACCGCAAATGTACAGGCATCTGCATCCATTTCTCATCTTATTGGTGGGATCACCACTCAAACAGATAAAGGAACAAGCTTATGCCTTAGCAGAGACAGCCATCTTAAGCACCGGCGCATTTGACAAGAATGTAAAGGAAATTTGTGCCTGGTTCTTTTTCATACCCGGCTATACAGATAATTTCCTTGGAGAACTTGAAGTTCAGGTCCTACGAGAGTTGTCATCAGTTATTGTTTCTTTCCTATGTGATGCTGTTTCCACAACCGGAAACAACTTATACAAGTATATGGAATCATTGAAGCATTACATCTATGATGCAGAAGGTGGCAAAGGTA ATCTGTCTCCTGAAGTAAGCCCTTTTATTATATGTGTACTGGAGAAGTGTTTGCGCTTGCTCAGCTCTGAATCAGGATCCTTCACGTTACCTCAGAAGTCGTTGATATCATTGTATGTTTCCAACACAATCAAGTATCTATTAGACACACAG GTGAAAGCTGAAGCATTGTCGGGTTTAGTTAATCGCATATTATCTGAGAAGCTTGAGAACAACAACGTTGATGTCCTCGAATTCGCTGAATGTCCATGTGAATGGAGACCACTGAAGACTCTGTTACGTTTTGCACGAGATATATTACATCAACAGTGTTATGGCATAAATTCTAATGTGAAGGATATTGAGCGACCTGATAGTTCTTTTGTCAAAACTCTTGCAGACATTGAAGATGTTTTAAAAACTGAGTATCATATTGGGCTTGTTGGATTGAGTGTAGGGTTTTCTTTCTCGTTGATGTGCACAAGACGAGATGAGCTATTGCACAATTTTCCTACAGTCTTATCTATATCAATTAACCTGTCTGGGGTACCCTTCTCAGTTTTGTCATCCATTTTGTTCCTTGAATCAAGTTATCTTGATGATGTCATAGAGCTATGGCCTGAACTGTTCGCTGCTGCTCTGAATAATGTTGAGAACTGTGAAGAAAAGGAGGAGAGATTGTATAATGCTGATCATGATTCAGTAGGAGCTGCCTCTTTTGCATTATCCCGTTACTTAAAGATTGTCCCGTTCTATGCATTCTTTTCATCCATCGCACAAAGTTGCAGCCTGCATCTAGTCGAGCGGCCAAGACTTCAAAAGTTGTTGTTGGATAAGGTTACTGGGATTGCACCTGatcatttattttcttcattgTGCAATGTACTCTTCTGGATTAATCACACAAGGTCATGCGATGGACTCAGATCTCTGGAGGAGCTTGAGATCCTTTCTGAAACATGCTTCATGCTTGCAGAGCACTTGTTGAGACAATTGTTGATTGAGAATGTGGACACTGCTATATCAGCTTATGATAAAGAGCCTTTACAACTACATCGTGTGGTTGATGTGGCAGAAATCATCTATACCAATACTGCTTTAACTGCATCACTGAATTGTTCTTTGTCTGGTGATAATGTACTTTCGGATTCAGTCTTCGGAGAAACTATGGAAAAACTGCTTGAGTTAGCCAGAGAAGGAATTTGTAGAATGGATGTCAATGCCCTGAACTTGTTAAGAACAGCTTCTGAACTCTTGTTTGTTGTGCATGGTGGTAATATATCTGCACGAGTTATAAATGGCAGAAGGCGCATATCCCCAGCATTTAATTTGCTGAAAGAAAAGCTATTTCTGATATTCAAGACTAGGTTTGATGCTTCCGTCAAGTCCATGGACTTTAAACCCTTGCTTCCAACATTCTATGCTTTACACTCTTTCATTAGCTTCATATCTCCCTCTGAGCTGCTTGAATTGGTGAATTGGTCATTCTCTCAGATTGATATTAATGATGCAACCTTTCATATGCCATCAAAAAGAACTGCTCTTTTTATTGGTTTGCACCTCGCCAGTTGCACTTTTGATTTCCTCGCAGAACACATGAGGCAGCCATACTTGGAAAACAAGCCATATAGTTTTTCTGGTGGAACTGAGACACATTTTGATGTTCTTTTGTTCGAGAGGATCTTTTTCCAATTACTGCAGGTTGGCAGCCATTTGAAACTGGATATTGCTGATGGTTGTCTGCTCAAAGCTTTCACTGTTGTGAAAATGCATAAAGGTATTCATCATTCACATCTTCCTTCTGTTATGGTTTTACAAAGAGTTGTTGCAACCATTCCCATAAATATATTCTCATATTGCTTGCAAAAGATTAACAGAACAAGAGCTGACCTGGTGTATAATATTGTTGCAACGAGTCCCTTGCATATGTCTGTGTTTGGATCTATGTTATTTAGAATACTGGATAAGTCTTTGCCTCCTGCCAGTGTAATGCAAGGAACTAGTAAACACTGTTTCTCTGATGAAGAATTACTGATGGTTCTGCCAACTGTCTTGTTGTACTTAAATTTGGTTATTCCTAAATTTGGGGGACAGCTTTGCAAGGCCTTTGAAGCTATATGTTTGGCATATGGGCCTGTACTCTTGAGTGGTTTTTCTAAGTGGAAGAGCTTTGTCTCGGATAGAATTTTTGAGATTGGATTTGATGACATGATTGCGTCCAAAGAAGAATATTCAGATCTTTTCTCATATAGTCTTCTTGGTAAAACAATCCTGATGGTACGAGATCACCGTATATTAGGTGAGAATTTTATCGCGGTTGATAGAAGATTGGATCTATATAATTCCATCTGTCCATCTACCACTGACCATATAGTTGACGACTTCTGTGGCAAGACTGGAGGTCGTTCGCTTTTGAAGCCTTTAGATTTTGTGAACAGAGTTTTTGCAAAGATAAACTTGTGCAGGGTGCTGTTGTTTACAGAGCTTACTCAGGTGGATAATGGAGAGAAAAAGGTGGATTCTCCAAAAGTTACTTTTAACATGGCAACATCAAGAATCCATTTTCTAAAGATATTGATTAATTCCTGGATAATGATTGTCAAGAAATTCCAAGATAACATTGACTACATTGGAAATGTTGATGGCGATAAACTATCAGTGTTTAGATTTTTGGAAGTCTTTGTAATGAATAACATACTGGAATTGACAACAGATATGCATGACTCTTTGATTGAGCTGGACTCTCACCCCTTCATAGAGCAACTTGTTAAATCATTTCTTCTGTACAGATTTGGAGATCCTGTAACACTGAAGATGCTTAGAACTATTCTCGCCAATATATCTCATTGGAAATTTTCATGCGATTCATCCATACAGCTATTGCTTGCTCACTCCCAGTTTGCAAGTTCCATTCATGTGGCCTGTCAGTCATTTGTTTCTTCTAAGTTTGGACTTGTATTTACTCCCATGCAGAGCattttaaaattgtttcttGTTGGTCGTGGTGGACCAGATACTTTGGATTGCAAAAGCAATGAATTGAAAGATAGGGAGACTCTTCATTTGCTTGAACTTGTTAAGCTTGTCACAGTACTTCTACATATATATGCTCAGCAAAGAGAAGTAAATTTTGGTGAAGACATTGGTATAAATGGTCAAGAGTTGATTCATCTTCTTCTAATGGCATATGGGGCAACGTGTTCCGAGGTTGATTTggaaatatataatttattattggaTATAGAGTCCAATGATGAATCATGTGCTGGAACTGTTGCTCGAACAGATTATCTATGGGGTATTGCATCTTTAAAGGCGAGAAAAGATTTGGAACATGACAGAGTTACGCAGTCTGTTGACCAAAACAACATGGAAGTCTATGAACGTAGAAAAGATAAGTTCAGAGAGAATATTCCGATTGACCCAAAGATATGTGCTCAAACTGTGCTCTTTTTTCCTTACAACAGAGTTGTTTATGGAGGAAATTCACCGAAGCTTCACAAAGCTAGTTCAGTACTTGTGCATGAG GGCCCTTCTACTACTGTCCAGATATATGATCCTGTCTTCATCCTCCGATTCTCAATTCACTGTCTTGTGATGGGCTATATTGAACCTATTGAATTTGCTAGTTTAGGCTTGCTTGCTGTCACCTTTGCCAGTATATCTTCACCTGATGATGATATGAGGAAATTGGGATATGAATCACTAGTAAAGTTCAAGAGTGCGCTAGAG AAATGTCAAAAGAAGAAGGAAGTGGTACGGCTTCGTCTTCTACTTACATATTTGCAAAACGGAATAGAAGAGCCATGGCAAAGGATTCCATCTGCCATTGCTGTGTTTGCTGCAGAGGCTTCTGTGATACTGTTGGACCCGTCCAATAATAATTATTCTACCATAAGCAAGCATCTCAGTAATTCCCCTAGCATGAACATGAAG GTTATACCGTTATTCAAGAATTTTTTCTGGAGTACCTCAATTACTTTTAAAGCAGATAGAGTATGGATGCTTCGATTGCTATGTTCGGGGCTGAATACAGAAGATGATGCTCAAACATACATCCGAAACTCCATTTTTGAGACCCTCATTAGTTTTTATACTTCTCCTCTTTCAGATAATGAGTCGAAGGAACTTATAATTCAG TGCAGGTAG